The DNA region ATAGTTAGATGACAGATCCACCTCTCGTCGCCAGCTCGATCCCACTCTTACCGAGTTCCGAGCCAGGCAAACCAGAATTCCCCCCAGATCCAACCCCAACTCCGATAGATCTACCGAAACGAGAGAGATGGAGGCGGAGCAGGCAGTAACTTACTCCGCTGGCGATGATGACTCCGGTGACGACGGGCACGAGGGTGAGGTAGGTGACCCACGACTCGCGCTTGACGGTCATGATGTACGCGAACACGGCGGTGAAGAAGGGCGTGGTGGCGCCGACGGCCTGGTTAAAGGAGACCGGCAGGTACCGCAGCGAGACGTTCCCCGACACGACGGAGCCGCAGAAGACGAGGCTGAGCGCGGCGATCTTGGCGAGCTGGACGCGGGAGCGCACGAGCTGCATGGGCACGACGCGGAGCCAGGCGATGGCGGCGTAGGAGAGCAGCGCGCAGGCGGACATGTGGCACATGGTGAGGAAGATTGGGTACTTGAAGCCGTAGTTGCTGAGGAGGTACTTGTTGAGCAGGAGCACGCCGATGTTGGAGGAGTACCAGGCGGTGACGAGCCCCACCGTGAAGAGGCGCCCGgtccccgccgcggcccccgtGCCGCCGGGGGACGGCGCGGAGCCGCCCTTCGCCGTCATGGCGCTCCTcggtcgtcgccgccggcgaagGCAGCACCCCGGCGCCCGCGCGCAGGGGGGGAGATCTGGGGGGAGGGAGGAGGTGGGAATGCGTGCGGGGGTTGGGTCGGGTCGGGTCGGGTCGCGGTTGAATTGGTGGTGGTGGACTGGTGGGTTTGGGCTTggggcgaggcggaggcggaggcgtcCGCGTGAGCCTGCGTTTATGGGAAGAGCCGGGGAGGAGACGCCCCCCTCTCTGTCGGTGGATGGACGGAGCCAGGGGAACGCAGGGGGGAGATCTTTTCCGGCTTCTCTTTCTGCTGCGCTGTTCGCGTGTTCGTGTAGGGGGCCTGGGCTGGTTTTCTTTTCATATTGTTTGGCAGATCGGCGTTCACGCTGAGTCCAGCGGCGGGGCAGGTATCTTCCCGCCACGTCAGCTCTCACCCTCACCCTCACCTTACACTTCCAATGCACAGGTTATAGTGCTAGCTCTCACTTCTCTCTTCTCCATATTagcttttcttttccaaatTTAATTATTTCAACCTCCACGTGGACCAATAGAAACACGTCACGTCACTCCCGCCCCACCCCTCTCGCCCGACGCCAGCGCACCGCCTCGCTACCGCCCGTCTACCGCCCCCGCGCGTCTGCCAACGTGGGCGAGAGTGGGGCGATAGTGCCCGCTCCCGCCCGGCGGTACTGCTAccgccttctctctccctctcaccTGCCTCTCGCCTCGCTCTCGCCTGGGCTGGGCCGATAGGAGGGCGGTACCGGCCCCCATTGGCACCAGCCTTAGGGTTGGGGGGGTTTTCAAACTGGCAGTGCATTATTTTATCCTTAGTGCATCAGACTATTAGGTGCCTAGGCGATATCTATGGTTTATAGATAGTGGCGTTGGATATAAAGTCATCTCCAGACTTTCAAATTTCTATTGTCGAAGAAGCTAATTGATGAGAAGTTTGGGGGGAAATCACTGTTATATGTCAAAAGTATGCAAGCAAAATACGAATTGATCAATTCAGACTACTCGCGTATATATAATTTAAGGGCATACCAATTTAGATGGTCACACCATATATTTTACAGTATTAACTCAGTGCAAAATTTATTTTGAAGCTGTTGTTCACCGTACTTTGGCGAAAATAATCGTCACCAATAACAATATTAGAGTACAAATCAGCCTCTTAATTTAACGCCGGTAGCCTCCCAACGATCATCACTCCTAACTCCTAACTACCACCCCACAGGATCGACAGGTGCGTTTGGTCTGAAAAGTTCGGCAGGGAGGCGCAAATCGGCAACGACTTAGTCCGTTCGGCAGCCGAGCATGACAGCACCCGCCGCTCAGAAAACCCAGCCCGCTGATCG from Panicum hallii strain FIL2 chromosome 9, PHallii_v3.1, whole genome shotgun sequence includes:
- the LOC112874344 gene encoding probable sugar phosphate/phosphate translocator At3g11320: MTAKGGSAPSPGGTGAAAGTGRLFTVGLVTAWYSSNIGVLLLNKYLLSNYGFKYPIFLTMCHMSACALLSYAAIAWLRVVPMQLVRSRVQLAKIAALSLVFCGSVVSGNVSLRYLPVSFNQAVGATTPFFTAVFAYIMTVKRESWVTYLTLVPVVTGVIIASGGEPSFHLFGFIMCIGATAARALKTVLQGILLSSEGEKLNSMNLLLYMAPIAVILLLPATIFMEDNVVGVTIQLAKKDFKIVWLLLFNSCLAYFVNLTNFLVTKHTSALTLQVLGNAKGAVAVVVSIMIFRNPVSITGMLGYTLTVIGVILYSESKKRSNKP